In Spirochaetota bacterium, a single genomic region encodes these proteins:
- a CDS encoding TolC family protein, with protein sequence MKCKMLLCTRVNIFLLVVIFVYFFNFKNLHADNFARASLSDCLQIALQNNINIKMAMEDVNTALLNMKITQGSNNIQVNGTVQTIEILKSNAVNSSFNVPGKDTLIGLFVGAQASYKLYDANKNNYERLRLLEYNNVVLSALKVKNNVIRDVKIAYYQLAFAKKKSELLEKLVKSFEIKYANVEQLFKNGQRTMLDVSKAQVDLTNAQLNYQRAQNEFAVAKNKLLSLMGIQIEPFDIDTTGFDIDSSVADIPHSLDELLELASQYSFDIKSAEINQEIAKTQIDIEKDKRFPVINIIASLGYENRSIQNGEFTESLSDKNNWKPTMHAGVTANFPIFTSGVLSSSIDRAAVTYNKAMYNSKTTVDTLQGSIKSYYTSLKDMKVQLNISRQLIENAKKYLDLVQKNYDRGIITQNELQDAELNYINATIDFVKILTDYYINYNQLISLLCIDENILFSKEVNAK encoded by the coding sequence ATGAAATGTAAGATGCTTTTATGTACCAGGGTAAATATTTTTCTTCTTGTAGTAATATTTGTGTATTTTTTTAATTTTAAAAATTTGCATGCAGACAATTTTGCACGTGCAAGTTTATCAGACTGTCTACAGATAGCATTACAAAACAATATAAATATAAAAATGGCAATGGAGGATGTCAACACTGCATTGTTGAATATGAAAATCACTCAGGGAAGTAACAACATACAGGTAAATGGTACTGTTCAGACTATTGAAATATTGAAATCAAATGCAGTGAATAGTTCATTCAATGTCCCCGGCAAAGATACACTTATAGGTTTGTTTGTTGGTGCGCAGGCAAGTTACAAACTGTATGATGCCAATAAAAATAATTATGAGCGATTGCGTTTGCTTGAATATAATAATGTGGTATTATCAGCTTTGAAGGTAAAAAATAATGTTATCCGCGATGTCAAAATAGCGTATTATCAGTTAGCATTTGCAAAAAAGAAAAGTGAATTACTGGAAAAATTGGTAAAAAGCTTTGAAATAAAATATGCTAATGTTGAACAACTATTTAAAAATGGGCAAAGAACCATGCTTGATGTTTCAAAGGCACAGGTTGACCTGACTAATGCCCAATTGAATTACCAAAGAGCACAGAATGAATTTGCAGTTGCAAAAAATAAATTGTTATCACTGATGGGCATTCAAATTGAACCGTTTGATATAGATACTACTGGTTTTGATATCGATAGCTCTGTAGCTGATATACCACACAGTCTGGATGAGTTACTTGAACTAGCATCACAGTATTCTTTTGATATTAAATCTGCAGAAATTAATCAGGAAATTGCAAAAACACAGATAGATATTGAAAAAGACAAACGCTTTCCGGTTATAAATATTATTGCATCACTTGGATATGAAAACAGATCTATTCAGAATGGCGAGTTTACAGAATCATTGTCGGATAAAAATAATTGGAAGCCTACTATGCATGCTGGTGTAACAGCAAATTTCCCTATTTTTACTAGTGGTGTGTTATCTTCAAGTATTGACCGTGCTGCTGTTACCTATAATAAAGCCATGTATAATAGTAAAACAACTGTAGATACTCTGCAGGGGAGTATTAAAAGTTACTATACTTCATTAAAAGATATGAAAGTGCAATTGAATATATCACGCCAATTAATAGAAAATGCTAAGAAATATCTGGATTTAGTTCAGAAAAATTATGACAGGGGAATAATAACCCAAAATGAATTACAGGATGCAGAGTTGAATTATATAAATGCAACTATCGATTTTGTAAAAATTCTTACTGATTATTATATTAATTATAATCAATTAATAAGTTTATTGTGTATTGATGAAAATATTCTTTTTTCAAAAGAGGTTAATGCCAAATGA
- a CDS encoding S-adenosylmethionine:tRNA ribosyltransferase-isomerase: MDKNLYLLSSYYFELPEDLIAKHPSSKREESRLFVLERKSRRYIHEKFYNLPQYINNNDILIFNNAKVIPARIYCTRNTGAIVELVLTKKLQNGMWEAICNRLKRIKPGEVLHPIKNNSISIAIEEKHQTGITVKFEPSLDYAMLEEIGEIPLPPYIQRSPDKTDYERYQTAVC, translated from the coding sequence ATGGATAAAAATTTATATTTGTTGAGTAGCTATTATTTTGAGCTTCCCGAAGATCTGATTGCCAAGCATCCATCTTCAAAACGGGAAGAATCCAGGCTGTTTGTTCTTGAAAGAAAAAGCAGACGATATATACATGAAAAATTCTATAATTTACCCCAATATATTAATAACAATGATATTTTGATATTTAACAATGCTAAAGTAATTCCTGCCCGAATATATTGTACACGTAACACAGGGGCAATAGTAGAACTGGTTTTGACAAAAAAATTACAAAATGGTATGTGGGAAGCTATCTGCAACCGTTTAAAAAGAATCAAACCAGGTGAAGTGTTACATCCAATAAAGAATAATTCAATTTCGATAGCTATTGAGGAAAAACACCAAACAGGTATAACAGTAAAATTTGAGCCTTCCCTAGATTATGCAATGCTTGAAGAAATTGGGGAGATACCTCTCCCACCGTACATACAACGCTCTCCAGATAAAACAGATTATGAGCGGTATCAGACGGCTGTATGCTAA
- a CDS encoding glycosyltransferase family 39 protein, giving the protein MAFKNPVKSFYEIFQRSTFPTFLFIAIVTVILRLPSVIIDFIHVDVITSYLLAKRELLGLTSSMNKGLLYHWLMKFSITHIADTPSSFHFLGLLFVLGTMLGIYHLSKKIYDKKVGLFAAFLYGIVISCYHTEYLAANGEIFYNLFNIFALYFYYCAVYEKKKLYIFFIVINIIASYLIKFQGIFILPVILSHFIFIFPLSFDREKYIRFYKYILGIISITALLCIGIVVIVQAYTHIHIFERIYSALYGMYSYVANRGFNPLLIIAKLLWRVYQFSIFHAFFWYSGIILIINVIKNFRKQMFDSGTVLLVYVSICFFILIFAAGSRVSVHYFIPLMPAVAMLSAKQILDVCTEKGKKLVLYQIIFTILFFLFWHYKDLYIYKYNHNLKHNESKCTEIFRIAVIGSYGEYLLPHKSLLPAIKYINTHYPGSSMLIWPMGTEIDYFTSGNSVVPSYWFNEGALFAIVQREKGNAAYIHEHEKSIITIIGKYKPDLFVDVGSTDMIKKVMVYRKKGEPAYYFNIHETPILRLGRFGSLDDFPAIIEYLNAHYEFKGYYGKARIWTKK; this is encoded by the coding sequence TTGGCATTCAAAAATCCTGTCAAATCTTTTTATGAAATATTCCAGCGATCCACATTTCCAACTTTTTTATTTATTGCGATAGTTACTGTTATACTACGGCTGCCTTCAGTCATTATTGACTTTATTCATGTTGATGTTATTACTTCATATTTGCTGGCAAAGCGGGAGTTGCTGGGATTAACCTCTTCAATGAACAAAGGCTTACTGTATCACTGGCTCATGAAATTTTCTATCACGCATATAGCAGATACACCATCATCGTTTCATTTTTTAGGGCTATTGTTTGTTTTGGGAACAATGTTGGGAATCTATCACCTTTCAAAGAAAATCTATGATAAAAAGGTTGGATTGTTTGCTGCTTTTTTGTATGGTATTGTCATTTCATGCTATCATACCGAGTATTTAGCAGCAAATGGTGAAATATTTTATAATCTGTTTAATATCTTTGCATTATATTTCTATTATTGTGCAGTATATGAAAAAAAGAAGCTTTATATATTTTTTATAGTAATAAATATTATTGCATCATATTTGATAAAGTTTCAGGGCATATTCATACTGCCGGTAATTCTATCACATTTTATTTTCATATTCCCTCTATCTTTTGACAGAGAAAAATATATACGATTTTATAAATATATTTTGGGTATAATTTCCATAACAGCACTTTTATGTATAGGGATTGTTGTTATTGTACAAGCTTATACTCACATACATATATTTGAAAGGATATATTCGGCACTTTATGGAATGTACTCATACGTTGCCAACAGGGGCTTTAATCCGTTATTAATTATTGCTAAATTATTGTGGAGGGTATATCAGTTTTCAATTTTTCATGCTTTTTTTTGGTATTCTGGTATTATATTGATTATCAATGTTATAAAAAATTTCAGAAAGCAAATGTTTGATAGTGGAACTGTATTGCTTGTGTATGTATCCATTTGCTTTTTTATTCTGATATTTGCGGCAGGTTCACGAGTTTCAGTACATTACTTTATTCCCCTCATGCCAGCAGTTGCGATGCTATCGGCCAAACAAATTCTTGATGTGTGTACTGAAAAAGGGAAAAAACTGGTATTATATCAGATTATTTTTACAATTCTTTTCTTTTTATTTTGGCATTACAAAGATTTATACATTTACAAATATAACCATAACCTCAAGCACAACGAAAGCAAATGTACTGAGATTTTCAGAATAGCTGTGATAGGATCGTATGGTGAATATTTGCTGCCGCATAAAAGCCTGCTGCCTGCAATAAAATATATTAATACACACTATCCTGGTTCCTCTATGCTTATATGGCCAATGGGAACAGAAATTGATTATTTCACAAGTGGCAATTCGGTGGTGCCTTCATACTGGTTTAATGAAGGGGCATTGTTTGCGATAGTTCAAAGGGAAAAGGGCAATGCCGCATATATACATGAACATGAAAAAAGCATTATCACTATAATTGGTAAATATAAACCTGATCTTTTTGTTGATGTTGGTAGTACTGATATGATAAAGAAAGTTATGGTGTACAGAAAAAAAGGAGAACCAGCATATTACTTTAACATTCATGAAACTCCTATATTACGATTGGGAAGGTTTGGAAGCCTTGATGATTTTCCAGCAATAATCGAATACCTTAATGCACATTATGAATTTAAAGGATATTATGGGAAGGCGCGAATATGGACAAAAAAATAA
- a CDS encoding ABC transporter permease: MDFTNLLITALRSLSKNKVRSMLTSIGIIIGVSSVIVMIGIGRSAQITVEERVGTYGKNAMEIASFRNLLTEADAQNIKSKFPQVQYVSIVITKSSVQVNYKDRSTISGMYGVENDYFKMKLWPLTSGRYFTDVEIATHEKVVIIGATVMKDIFIYEEPVGNILIINNVPFKVIGVLSELGESFGGKDFDNVVVIPYGAAQRKIIGNNKIDRIYVSVYSDKQMDEAVELIKNYLNRVHMITSDTNEFRITTSKQKLEMAEYISKTLSLLLAGIASISLFVGGVGIMNIMLVSVSERTREIGIRMAIGAKKRDILSQFLIESVTLSGLGGIVGIVLGLIVYYIITYIVEWPYIFSLTSILLSFVFACAVGIFFGYYPAKKAADLKPIEALRYE; encoded by the coding sequence ATGGATTTTACTAATCTTTTAATCACTGCATTACGGTCACTTTCGAAAAATAAAGTTAGGTCAATGCTCACAAGTATTGGCATAATAATTGGTGTTTCTTCGGTCATAGTGATGATTGGAATAGGAAGAAGTGCTCAGATTACAGTTGAAGAAAGGGTGGGTACCTATGGGAAAAATGCAATGGAGATTGCTTCCTTTAGAAATTTATTGACTGAAGCCGATGCACAAAATATTAAAAGCAAATTTCCTCAGGTGCAATATGTTTCTATTGTCATTACAAAATCCAGTGTGCAGGTCAATTATAAAGACCGTTCAACGATAAGCGGCATGTACGGTGTGGAAAACGACTATTTTAAAATGAAATTGTGGCCTTTGACCTCAGGTAGATATTTTACAGACGTTGAAATAGCTACACATGAAAAGGTTGTTATAATAGGTGCAACAGTGATGAAGGATATCTTTATTTACGAAGAACCAGTGGGGAATATTTTAATTATCAATAATGTACCTTTTAAAGTAATTGGAGTGTTGTCAGAACTTGGTGAATCATTTGGTGGTAAGGATTTTGATAATGTAGTAGTGATACCTTATGGTGCAGCGCAGCGTAAAATAATTGGTAACAATAAAATTGACCGTATATATGTATCAGTGTATTCAGATAAACAAATGGATGAGGCGGTAGAACTTATTAAAAATTACCTGAACAGAGTGCATATGATAACATCTGATACTAATGAGTTCAGGATAACAACCAGTAAACAGAAGCTTGAAATGGCTGAATATATTTCCAAAACATTATCACTGTTGCTGGCGGGTATTGCATCAATTTCGCTTTTTGTGGGGGGTGTTGGCATAATGAATATTATGCTTGTGTCTGTAAGTGAGCGTACTCGCGAAATAGGGATACGAATGGCTATAGGTGCAAAAAAGCGGGATATATTGAGTCAATTCTTAATAGAATCGGTAACTTTAAGTGGATTAGGTGGCATTGTTGGAATTGTATTGGGGTTAATTGTGTATTACATAATAACCTATATAGTAGAATGGCCTTATATATTTTCGCTTACTTCAATTCTATTATCATTTGTTTTTGCATGTGCAGTTGGCATATTTTTTGGGTATTATCCTGCCAAAAAAGCTGCTGATTTAAAGCCTATTGAAGCATTACGGTATGAATAA
- a CDS encoding glycosyltransferase family 39 protein produces the protein MDKKIINKKCYFYILMFFVILALRIPALYHTIIDIDEAAFAEFANKWLGGAIPYAGVYDNKPVLTYFFYYIIFYLFGTNNLFAVHVATIFVVFISASILYSFVVRIAGIDVAKAASLFFIFLMHTYEPKYIATNTETLYTLPVLLSFIAYYCVVLKNKNIFYLLLSGICAGISFLINYKAGVILAAFGVFGVYTIFYAENKMNEFIQQIKILTLVFLGFLMPIFVAIAYFYHKGALSDFINLGFLYNFKYIQSGMTTVPYLKAVARFLLFVICSLPLWIIIVQKLIARLHATSNDKNLLVLLTIWLVGSIFAVMLGWRAYGHYFIQLVLPLSMLAGLFFFHVPSHYKRMTYIYFVVLAIIFTISRINIPLTYHYLGDSNALSDVAYKKVAARVQQITSPHDTMFVWGSGAVAYIYANRRCSSKIIITDYVSGRQFGVSNEDMGENVNKYIQYLREEFMSEFMKKPPEVFIDTSPSGYFGYDRFPLSKFPTLSKMIYTHYTFYTSIDKMNMYLRNDYIKK, from the coding sequence ATGGACAAAAAAATAATTAATAAGAAGTGTTATTTTTATATACTGATGTTTTTTGTAATACTGGCTCTTCGCATACCTGCTTTGTATCACACCATTATTGATATTGATGAAGCTGCATTTGCAGAATTTGCAAATAAGTGGTTGGGGGGAGCTATACCCTATGCAGGCGTATACGATAACAAGCCGGTATTGACTTATTTTTTTTATTATATAATATTTTATCTTTTTGGTACTAATAATCTTTTTGCCGTTCATGTAGCAACAATTTTTGTGGTGTTTATATCCGCTTCTATTCTTTATTCATTTGTTGTAAGGATAGCTGGAATAGATGTGGCAAAGGCAGCCAGTTTATTTTTTATATTTTTAATGCATACGTATGAGCCAAAATATATAGCAACAAATACAGAAACATTGTATACGCTTCCCGTGTTGCTGTCGTTTATAGCTTATTATTGTGTTGTGTTGAAAAATAAGAATATTTTTTATCTGTTATTGTCTGGTATATGTGCAGGCATATCGTTTTTAATTAATTACAAAGCAGGTGTTATATTAGCTGCCTTTGGCGTATTTGGAGTATATACAATATTCTATGCTGAAAATAAAATGAATGAATTTATACAACAAATAAAAATTCTAACATTGGTTTTTTTAGGCTTTCTCATGCCTATATTTGTAGCAATAGCGTATTTTTATCATAAAGGTGCTTTGAGTGATTTCATAAACCTTGGTTTTTTGTATAATTTTAAATACATTCAAAGTGGCATGACAACAGTTCCGTATCTTAAAGCTGTTGCACGGTTTTTATTGTTTGTTATATGCAGTCTTCCATTATGGATTATTATTGTACAAAAACTTATAGCAAGGTTACATGCTACCAGCAATGATAAAAATCTGCTTGTATTGCTTACGATATGGTTAGTTGGCAGCATTTTTGCAGTGATGCTTGGGTGGCGGGCATATGGTCACTATTTTATCCAGTTGGTTCTACCACTTTCAATGTTAGCCGGATTGTTTTTTTTCCATGTGCCATCACATTATAAAAGAATGACATATATATATTTTGTGGTACTTGCTATAATTTTTACTATCTCTCGAATTAATATTCCTCTTACTTACCATTATCTTGGCGATAGCAATGCATTATCAGATGTTGCCTACAAAAAAGTTGCTGCAAGGGTGCAGCAAATAACATCTCCGCATGACACGATGTTTGTGTGGGGCTCAGGAGCTGTGGCTTATATTTATGCTAACAGACGTTGTTCATCAAAGATTATTATTACTGATTATGTTTCGGGGCGACAATTTGGTGTATCCAATGAAGATATGGGTGAAAACGTTAATAAGTATATTCAGTATCTTCGTGAAGAATTTATGAGTGAATTTATGAAAAAGCCTCCTGAAGTATTTATTGATACTTCCCCATCAGGATATTTTGGGTATGACAGATTTCCTTTAAGTAAATTCCCAACGCTTAGTAAAATGATTTACACTCATTATACATTTTATACTAGTATTGATAAAATGAATATGTATTTACGCAATGATTATATAAAAAAGTAG
- a CDS encoding ABC transporter ATP-binding protein gives MINIENLHKIYKLSEEVSVHALKGVSLKVKRGEFVAIMGASGSGKSTFMNILGFLDTPTSGRYILDGIDGTSLNDNQKAEIRNRKIGFVFQGFNLLSRTPAIENVEMPLFYRGGFTHEEMKNRAKKLLAMVGLSGREMHHPNELSGGEQQRVAIARALINDPAILLADEPTGNLDTKNTYEIMNVFTRLNKDYNITIVMVTHEPDVAEYADRKVVFKDGMIIDDSPIKKLKRSRK, from the coding sequence ATAATTAATATTGAAAATCTACACAAGATTTACAAGTTAAGCGAGGAAGTTTCAGTTCATGCCTTGAAAGGCGTGTCACTGAAAGTGAAAAGAGGTGAATTTGTTGCAATAATGGGAGCTTCTGGCTCAGGAAAATCTACGTTTATGAATATATTGGGTTTTTTGGATACGCCTACTTCGGGAAGATATATATTAGATGGCATTGATGGTACATCTTTAAATGATAATCAAAAAGCTGAAATACGGAATAGAAAAATTGGCTTTGTATTTCAGGGGTTCAATTTGCTTTCACGTACTCCAGCTATAGAGAATGTGGAAATGCCGCTATTTTATAGGGGTGGCTTTACTCATGAAGAGATGAAAAACAGGGCAAAAAAGCTTTTGGCAATGGTTGGATTATCCGGAAGAGAGATGCATCATCCCAATGAACTATCTGGTGGTGAGCAGCAGCGTGTTGCAATTGCACGGGCATTGATAAATGACCCTGCTATATTGCTTGCCGATGAGCCAACAGGCAACCTAGATACAAAGAATACATACGAAATTATGAATGTATTTACCAGACTAAATAAGGATTATAATATCACAATTGTAATGGTAACACATGAGCCTGATGTTGCTGAGTATGCCGATAGAAAGGTTGTTTTCAAAGATGGCATGATTATCGATGACAGTCCAATTAAAAAGTTAAAAAGAAGCAGAAAATAG
- the xerD gene encoding site-specific tyrosine recombinase XerD codes for MKDIIAIKRFKRFLQIEKGLSPNSIYSYTYDLKKFADFLARRNKTILNATQDDVEQFLFFEKNKKRNSARTLARSLAAIRQFYNYIASIENINNPTVKIETPHFQKTLPDFLSIEEIDRLFASIREDDIYQLRDKAIFELLYSAGLRISEAVELKVVDVDLKNKFLKVLGKGNKERIVPIGDEAKRLIEKYLNDSRPIILGNRVSEYLFISKKGGMLNRKSVWRLLKGYAKMVDIRKNITPHTLRHSFATHLLERGADLRAVQELLGHVDISTTQIYTHLARKQLQEIHKRFHPKG; via the coding sequence TTGAAAGACATAATTGCAATTAAAAGGTTTAAGCGATTTTTACAGATTGAAAAGGGGCTTTCTCCTAATTCTATTTATTCGTATACGTATGATTTAAAAAAATTTGCAGATTTTCTTGCACGAAGAAATAAAACAATACTTAATGCCACGCAGGATGATGTGGAGCAATTTTTGTTTTTTGAAAAAAACAAAAAGCGAAATTCTGCACGTACTCTTGCGCGTTCTTTGGCAGCAATAAGGCAATTTTATAATTATATAGCTAGCATTGAGAATATAAACAACCCAACAGTAAAAATTGAGACCCCTCATTTTCAGAAAACATTGCCAGATTTTTTATCAATTGAAGAAATAGATAGGCTTTTTGCATCAATCAGGGAAGATGATATATATCAACTTAGAGATAAAGCTATATTTGAATTGTTATATTCAGCAGGGTTGAGGATATCTGAAGCAGTTGAGTTAAAAGTTGTTGATGTTGATTTGAAAAATAAATTTTTAAAGGTATTGGGCAAAGGCAATAAAGAAAGAATTGTGCCAATTGGTGATGAAGCAAAACGCCTGATAGAAAAATACCTTAATGATTCCCGCCCTATTATTTTAGGAAACAGAGTAAGTGAATATCTTTTTATAAGCAAAAAAGGTGGTATGTTGAATCGAAAATCAGTGTGGCGCCTGCTCAAAGGATATGCAAAAATGGTTGACATACGTAAAAACATAACGCCACATACGTTGCGCCATTCATTTGCCACGCATTTACTAGAGCGTGGAGCAGATCTTAGGGCAGTTCAGGAATTGCTGGGACATGTTGATATTTCCACAACACAGATATACACACATTTAGCCCGTAAGCAATTGCAGGAAATTCATAAACGTTTCCATCCAAAAGGGTAA
- a CDS encoding efflux RND transporter periplasmic adaptor subunit: MIQQLFLNNKKKFVIAGIVIIILIIIYFWGSGVDDSEYIYDYDKVIVGEISKTISTTGTIDLLEPVSILCQVNGVVQKVYVDFNQHVKQNQLLALIDAGDLQNDILKMQKRLEQLNIDLKNMENDVQVKRSMYKEHMISVSALEMAENEYKKMQLTYSQVLVDYKNLLQMQKNTRIYAPISGIIVSRDINESDPVVRNKRLFLMVHDLKTMQIMVVIDETDIGKVKNDQKIRFTVNAYPDQTFTGAIRQIRFNPVNRGGVITYDAVAICDNSQYLLKPGMTAIVTIEVDKKQNVLRVPNDAFTVIPPFIDKYKLDKNKKYIWKKKRGSIVPVEVQTGLYGDMYTEIKKGDIKPGDTILLRVRKQISIKK; this comes from the coding sequence ATGATACAACAGTTGTTTTTAAATAATAAGAAAAAATTTGTCATTGCTGGTATTGTCATAATTATTCTTATAATAATATATTTTTGGGGATCTGGGGTTGATGATTCAGAGTATATTTATGATTACGATAAAGTTATAGTAGGTGAAATATCAAAGACTATTTCCACAACTGGGACAATTGACCTATTAGAACCTGTTTCTATATTATGCCAGGTTAATGGTGTTGTGCAGAAGGTATATGTGGATTTTAATCAGCATGTAAAGCAAAATCAATTATTGGCCTTAATCGATGCTGGGGATTTACAGAATGATATCTTAAAAATGCAGAAAAGACTTGAACAATTAAATATTGATTTAAAGAATATGGAAAATGATGTTCAGGTTAAAAGAAGCATGTACAAAGAGCATATGATTTCTGTCAGTGCTCTTGAAATGGCTGAAAATGAATACAAAAAGATGCAGCTGACATATAGCCAGGTACTGGTTGATTATAAAAATTTACTCCAGATGCAGAAAAATACACGAATTTATGCTCCAATTAGCGGTATTATTGTATCGCGTGATATTAATGAATCCGATCCAGTTGTACGAAATAAACGGTTATTCCTGATGGTACATGATTTGAAAACCATGCAAATTATGGTGGTAATAGATGAAACTGATATTGGCAAAGTAAAAAATGACCAGAAGATACGATTTACAGTGAATGCCTATCCTGATCAGACATTTACCGGAGCTATCAGGCAAATCAGGTTTAATCCCGTTAACAGGGGAGGGGTTATAACGTATGATGCGGTTGCGATATGCGATAATTCCCAGTATTTATTAAAACCGGGTATGACAGCAATAGTTACCATTGAAGTTGATAAAAAGCAAAATGTCTTAAGAGTTCCCAATGATGCGTTTACAGTTATTCCACCTTTTATTGATAAGTACAAGCTTGATAAGAATAAAAAGTATATTTGGAAGAAGAAAAGAGGATCAATTGTCCCAGTTGAAGTACAAACCGGATTATATGGGGATATGTATACTGAAATTAAAAAAGGCGATATAAAACCAGGTGATACTATTCTTCTACGTGTACGAAAACAGATTTCAATTAAAAAGTAA
- a CDS encoding DUF1858 domain-containing protein yields MKNTITKDMTFGELVQKYPTAAQILASYGLHCIGCHIGIYETIEQGSKAHGLTDTQINEMLEKLNQAI; encoded by the coding sequence ATGAAAAATACAATTACAAAAGATATGACCTTTGGCGAACTTGTTCAAAAATATCCAACTGCAGCACAGATTCTTGCTTCATATGGTTTGCACTGTATTGGTTGCCACATTGGTATATACGAAACCATTGAACAGGGAAGCAAGGCACATGGACTGACCGATACTCAAATAAATGAAATGCTAGAAAAATTAAACCAGGCAATCTAA
- a CDS encoding SpoIID/LytB domain-containing protein, whose translation MAIAHVFRFLLLIAFVLISGCVPPPEYLAKTGKRIGLDNDYIKVLLLRDQLKVEIVTTAKTKVTKLQNNAIVYNGDAKRFVVFDNQLSQALQFESWNNEIQVNGISVRGMIQLYPVVGKIQVVNVLKMNEYLYGVLPSEIMPGWPMEVLKAQAVAARTYAYYHLMKTGSTYFDLYGTHNFQVYKGKTVETQATNKAVDTTAGIIMTYNNKPILAYFHSTCGGKTTDDRYVWQGEDLPYLNSVVCPYCKNSPNYSWQVELTLNEIYEALVKRYKAVGKIKAITLGREDTRVTVVKIEHENGLIRMSGNDFRLMFEAKKIKSLYFEAKQTPTGLMLTGHGWGHGVGMCQWGAKEMAQQGMRFDQILTYYYRGIQIVAYNGPR comes from the coding sequence ATGGCGATAGCTCATGTTTTCAGATTTTTGCTTTTAATAGCCTTTGTTTTGATATCAGGTTGTGTACCTCCGCCAGAATATCTGGCCAAAACTGGCAAGAGAATTGGACTTGATAATGATTATATTAAAGTCCTTTTATTGCGTGACCAGTTAAAAGTTGAAATAGTAACCACAGCAAAGACAAAAGTAACAAAGCTACAAAACAATGCTATTGTATATAATGGGGATGCTAAGCGATTTGTAGTATTTGATAATCAGCTTTCTCAGGCACTTCAATTTGAATCGTGGAATAATGAAATTCAGGTAAATGGTATTAGTGTACGTGGTATGATTCAGCTTTACCCTGTTGTGGGGAAAATACAGGTGGTCAATGTGTTAAAAATGAATGAATATCTGTACGGAGTATTGCCTTCAGAGATAATGCCAGGTTGGCCTATGGAAGTTCTGAAAGCACAGGCTGTTGCAGCGCGCACCTATGCGTATTATCATTTGATGAAAACGGGCAGTACTTACTTTGATCTATATGGAACCCATAATTTTCAGGTATATAAAGGAAAGACAGTTGAAACACAAGCAACAAACAAAGCTGTGGATACCACCGCAGGCATCATCATGACGTATAATAATAAACCTATACTTGCATATTTCCATTCAACATGTGGTGGTAAAACTACCGATGATAGATATGTATGGCAGGGTGAGGATCTACCGTATCTAAACTCGGTAGTATGCCCGTATTGTAAAAATTCGCCTAATTATAGTTGGCAGGTTGAGCTTACATTAAATGAAATATATGAGGCGCTGGTGAAACGGTATAAAGCGGTAGGAAAGATTAAAGCAATCACGTTAGGGCGGGAAGATACTCGTGTAACTGTAGTAAAAATAGAACATGAAAATGGTTTAATAAGGATGAGTGGAAATGATTTTCGCTTGATGTTTGAAGCAAAAAAGATAAAAAGCCTGTATTTTGAAGCAAAGCAAACACCAACAGGATTAATGTTAACAGGCCATGGATGGGGGCATGGAGTAGGTATGTGCCAGTGGGGTGCAAAGGAAATGGCACAGCAGGGAATGCGATTTGATCAAATACTTACCTATTATTACAGAGGTATACAAATAGTTGCCTATAATGGACCAAGGTGA